A window from Drosophila miranda strain MSH22 chromosome Y unlocalized genomic scaffold, D.miranda_PacBio2.1 Contig_Y2_pilon, whole genome shotgun sequence encodes these proteins:
- the LOC117193207 gene encoding uncharacterized protein LOC117193207, which produces MRLAKCLCCIPLRVGVILTGCQFGATDIIIGSYGPYMVIRREFPDNVVEFFRTMDTLTCVACFTGTFYLMAFNDLMLIYGAIRKKSIYIGPWLMVNFVALICTMVTALVSGIAIIRIGERQSPDYTPRIDSSIHCFSRPQLLHVRRELLLR; this is translated from the exons ATGCGTTTAGCCAAATGCTTGTGTTGCATACCCCTTCGAGTGGGCGTGATCCTGACGGGCTGTCAGTTCGGCGCCACGGACATCATAATCGGCAGCTATGGGCCGTACATGGTGATTCGGAGGGAGTTCCCCGACAACGTGGTGGAGTTCTTCCGGACCATGGACACCCTGACGTGCGTGGCCTGCTTCACGGGCACCTTCTACTTGATGGCCTTCAACGACCTGATGCTGATCTATGGCGCCATCAGG AAAAAGTCCATCTACATTGGTCCCTGGCTGATGGTCAACTTTGTGGCTCTCATCTGCACGATGGTCACGGCTCTGGTGAGCGGCATAGCCATCATACGAATCGGTGAGAGGCAGAGCCCCGACTACACGCCCCGAATCGATTCATCCATTCATTGTTTCAGTCGTCCTCAGTTATTGCATGTTCGTCGTGAACTCCTTCTACGATGA